CTCCTGCATGGTGCGAATGGTCGAGGCGATATCCTCGATGACGACGCCTTCGGTCAGTTCCAGCGTCAAATCCGCGGGTGGAATTCCGGAGCTGTCCAAAACCTCCTTGACCTCGGCGACGAAATCGGCCTGGCGGAATTGACGCGGACTGACATTCACCGACATCCGCAGGCGGCGCCCCGCGGACTGCGCCCGCGCCAGGAAGCTGCACGCCTCATGCAAAGCCCAGCGGCCCATCGGCAGGATCAGCCCGGCGTCCTCGGCGACCGGAATAAACACCCCGGGTGAGATCATGCCCTTTTCTGCATGCGGCCAGCGCATCAGCGCCTCGACGCCGATCAGACGCCCGGTGGCGTCGACCTGCGGCTGATAGTAAAGCTGCAGCTCGCGTCTTTCGATGGCTTGGCGGAGCTCGCCTTCCAGATTAAAGCGCGCCTCGGCGGCATCCTGCATGGACGGCTCGAAGAAGCGGATGCAGTTGCGTCCGCTCTCCTTGGCCCGATAGAGCGCGGTGTCGGCCTCTCGCACCAGGTCTTGAACGCTGGCCTCGTGTCCGCGCATCAGGGTGATGCCGATGCTGACCTCCGAGCGCAGCTCCCCGGCCTTGAGCAGGTAGGGGGCGGCCAGGGCGTGGCGGATCTTCTCGGCAACGCGATGGGCAAAATGTGAGGCTTCTTCCGCGCCACTGGAGAGGTTGTTGAGCAGGATGACAAATTCGTCCCCGCCAAAGCGCGCGACCGTATCCTCGTCGCGCAGCAGCCGTTGCAAGCGCTCAGAGACGTGCTGCAGCAGGTGATCTCCCACCTCATGGCCGCGCGCGTCGTTGATCTGCTTGAAGCGGTCGAGATCGAGAAACAAGACCGCGCCGATATGCCCGGTGCGCTGAGCGGCGGCCTGGGCATTGGCGAGCCGATCGAGAAACAAGCGGCGATTGGGCAGGTCGGTCAGGGGGTCGAAGAAGGCAAGGCGGTGGATGAACGCCTCGCTGCGCTTGCGCTCGGTGATGTCGCGCACCACGGCGAGCAGGATGGGCGGTCGCGCATCGATGCGATTAAGATTGATCTCCACCCAGAGTGAGTTTCCGTTGGCGCGTCGGATCTGGGCTTCAAACTGTTGGGCGTGACCGCGCAACGTGGGCTTCCAGATGTCGCGCCAGGGCAACGTTTTAACCGGCAGCAGCCAGGTGTAAGCCCGTTGCGCGCGCAACTGTTCC
Above is a genomic segment from Thiorhodovibrio litoralis containing:
- a CDS encoding EAL domain-containing protein; protein product: MDTNAASDALAYYRTQCDELGARMLRLQQELVQARRDAQRNRTLALVVEQIHALAREAEDEDTFAAHLGEQLLMLLVERLHVEAAALMCREDDASAYRIMQAVGIKPGTRLSLANAPAPADGLLSAQHEILRHTGLETGLWVSAPPSPWSLLLGFRREASARLHPLEPADRIIAEAAIRIYEGLISRQRALAALRSSEANYKALFESAQDAIVVLDLAGSRILDINRRGLDLFGGTLEQLRAQRAYTWLLPVKTLPWRDIWKPTLRGHAQQFEAQIRRANGNSLWVEINLNRIDARPPILLAVVRDITERKRSEAFIHRLAFFDPLTDLPNRRLFLDRLANAQAAAQRTGHIGAVLFLDLDRFKQINDARGHEVGDHLLQHVSERLQRLLRDEDTVARFGGDEFVILLNNLSSGAEEASHFAHRVAEKIRHALAAPYLLKAGELRSEVSIGITLMRGHEASVQDLVREADTALYRAKESGRNCIRFFEPSMQDAAEARFNLEGELRQAIERRELQLYYQPQVDATGRLIGVEALMRWPHAEKGMISPGVFIPVAEDAGLILPMGRWALHEACSFLARAQSAGRRLRMSVNVSPRQFRQADFVAEVKEVLDSSGIPPADLTLELTEGVVIEDIASTIRTMQELKALGVRFSIDDFGTGYSSLTYLKRLPIDELKVDRSFVQDVCTDADDAALVEAILSVCRHLRVSVIAEGVETAEQLQFFRARNCDAYQGFYFGMPLPAETFLATLDLETILPQQPLQ